One region of Olleya sp. Hel_I_94 genomic DNA includes:
- a CDS encoding GSCFA domain-containing protein has product MNLQTKIPLNKQEYNLIDYNSKVFLLGSCFAENIGEKFEYFKFPHYVNPFGILFHPIAIHNLVSNALHGKKYTEDDVFINNEQFHSFDAHSKLSQHTKSLLLHQLNAASQKTSHYLKQSTHVVITLGTAWVYRYLKTNKIVANCHKIPQQQFQKQILSVDAIVAALQSIIQQVKKVNPRVKFIFTVSPVRHIKDGFIENTQSKSHLLAALHKVLDDQSHYFPSYEIMMDELRDYRFYNQDLLHPSPLAVDYIWDRFKTVWMADSAIAIMSEVDTIQKGLQHKPFNPNSTAHLKFVHQLVERQITLTNQFPNIKF; this is encoded by the coding sequence GTGAATCTTCAAACCAAAATACCATTAAATAAACAAGAGTATAATCTGATAGATTATAACTCTAAAGTGTTTTTATTAGGCTCATGCTTTGCGGAAAATATTGGCGAAAAATTTGAATATTTCAAGTTTCCGCACTATGTTAATCCGTTTGGTATTTTGTTTCATCCAATAGCGATTCATAATTTAGTATCTAATGCATTACATGGTAAAAAATATACAGAGGATGACGTGTTTATTAATAACGAGCAGTTTCATAGTTTTGATGCACATTCAAAATTAAGTCAGCATACCAAAAGCTTATTATTACATCAACTTAATGCAGCTTCGCAAAAGACTAGTCATTATTTAAAACAAAGCACACATGTTGTCATCACTTTAGGTACAGCTTGGGTATACCGTTACTTAAAGACTAATAAAATTGTAGCCAACTGTCATAAAATTCCGCAGCAGCAATTTCAAAAACAAATATTAAGTGTAGATGCTATTGTAGCAGCATTACAGTCAATTATACAACAAGTAAAAAAGGTAAATCCTAGGGTTAAATTTATATTTACAGTATCACCTGTTAGACATATCAAGGATGGTTTTATAGAAAACACACAAAGTAAATCGCATTTACTTGCTGCGCTTCATAAAGTGTTGGATGACCAATCTCATTATTTTCCTTCTTACGAAATTATGATGGATGAGTTACGTGATTACCGTTTTTATAACCAAGATTTGCTACATCCAAGTCCATTAGCGGTCGATTACATTTGGGATAGATTTAAAACGGTTTGGATGGCAGATTCTGCTATTGCTATTATGTCTGAAGTAGATACTATTCAAAAAGGATTACAGCACAAACCATTCAATCCAAACTCAACTGCACATCTTAAATTTGTACATCAATTGGTAGAAAGACAAATTACGCTAACAAATCAGTTTCCTAATATTAAGTTTTAG
- the alaS gene encoding alanine--tRNA ligase — MNSQDIRATFLKFFEDKKHSIVPSAPMVLKDDPTLMFVNSGMAPFKEYFLGNGQPKNNRLTDSQKCLRVSGKHNDLEEVGYDTYHHTLFEMLGNWSFGDYFKKEAIAWAWELLTEVYKIDKDILYVTVFEGSDDEDNLKMDTEAFDIWKQYISEDRILKGNKKDNFWEMGEQGPCGPCSEIHVDIRSAEEKAKIDGKTLINEDHPQVVEIWNLVFMQYNRKANGTLEGLPNKHIDTGMGFERLCMVLQNVQSNYDTDVFTPIIREIETITGKDYNKEEKVDIAIRVISDHVRAVAFSIADGQLPSNTGAGYVIRRILRRAVRYGFTFLDKKEPFIYRLVNVLTEKMGSAFPELKAQKQLIENVIKEEEASFLRTLDQGLAILDRIVDNATDKQVSGSKVFELKDTYGFPEDLTDLILREKGFSYNKGEFNKRLKEQQGRGREASELKSDDWTVLIQDEDQEFIGYDQLEAKVKITKYRKVVSKKDGEMHQLVFNLTPFYAEGGGQVGDKGYIQAGNGDVFYIIDTKKENNVIIHLTKELPRDVNQVFVAKVDEKQRYRTECNHTATHLLHQALREVLGEHVEQKGSAVHSKYLRFDFSHFSKLTVEELRDVENFVNSRIESKLPLQEGRNVPMEKAIEEGAMALFGEKYGDAVRTVRFGQSIELCGGTHVDNTADIWHFKIVSEGAVASGIRRIEAITNDAVKSYYQDNNRSFFEMKDMLNNAQEPVKALQNLQEENSSLKKQIEQLLKDKAKNIKGELKNEITEINGVNFLAKQLDLDPSGIKDLCFELGSQFDNLYLLFGAENDGKAILSCYVSKSLVDAKGLNAGTIVRELGKHIHGGGGGQPFFATAGGKNPAGIANALQAAKDYIS; from the coding sequence ATGAACTCTCAAGATATACGCGCAACTTTCCTTAAATTTTTTGAAGATAAAAAACATAGTATCGTACCTTCTGCACCAATGGTGTTAAAGGATGATCCAACATTAATGTTTGTTAATTCTGGTATGGCTCCTTTTAAAGAATACTTTTTAGGTAATGGTCAACCAAAAAATAATAGACTTACAGATAGCCAGAAATGTTTACGTGTCTCTGGAAAGCATAACGATTTAGAAGAAGTTGGTTATGACACCTACCACCACACATTATTTGAAATGTTGGGTAACTGGTCTTTTGGCGATTATTTTAAAAAGGAAGCAATTGCTTGGGCTTGGGAGCTTTTAACCGAAGTGTATAAAATTGATAAGGATATATTATACGTTACCGTTTTTGAAGGAAGTGACGATGAGGATAACCTTAAAATGGATACCGAAGCTTTTGATATTTGGAAACAGTACATTAGTGAAGACCGTATTTTAAAAGGAAATAAAAAGGATAACTTCTGGGAAATGGGAGAGCAAGGACCTTGTGGACCTTGTAGCGAAATCCATGTTGATATTAGATCTGCAGAAGAAAAAGCTAAAATAGATGGTAAGACTTTAATAAATGAAGACCATCCACAAGTTGTGGAAATATGGAATTTAGTTTTCATGCAATACAACCGTAAAGCAAACGGAACCTTAGAAGGTTTGCCTAACAAACATATTGATACAGGAATGGGATTTGAGCGTTTATGCATGGTGTTGCAAAACGTACAATCTAATTACGATACAGACGTATTTACGCCAATAATTAGAGAGATTGAAACCATTACTGGGAAAGATTATAATAAAGAAGAAAAAGTAGATATTGCTATTCGTGTTATCTCTGATCATGTTCGTGCTGTAGCTTTTTCTATAGCAGATGGACAATTGCCAAGTAATACAGGAGCTGGTTATGTAATCCGTCGTATTTTGCGTCGTGCAGTGCGTTATGGTTTTACTTTTTTAGATAAAAAAGAACCATTTATTTACCGTTTGGTTAATGTTTTAACCGAAAAAATGGGATCAGCTTTTCCAGAATTAAAAGCCCAAAAGCAATTAATAGAAAATGTAATTAAGGAAGAAGAAGCCTCTTTTTTAAGAACATTAGATCAAGGTTTAGCAATTTTAGATCGTATTGTAGACAATGCAACAGATAAGCAAGTGTCAGGATCTAAGGTTTTTGAACTTAAAGATACCTATGGTTTTCCAGAAGATTTAACGGATTTAATTTTACGCGAAAAAGGATTCTCTTATAATAAAGGTGAATTTAATAAGCGCTTAAAAGAACAACAAGGTAGAGGTCGTGAAGCATCAGAGTTAAAATCTGACGATTGGACAGTGCTTATCCAAGATGAAGACCAAGAGTTTATAGGTTATGATCAATTAGAAGCTAAAGTTAAAATTACAAAATACCGTAAAGTCGTTTCTAAAAAAGATGGCGAAATGCACCAACTAGTCTTTAATCTAACACCATTTTATGCTGAAGGTGGAGGACAAGTTGGAGATAAAGGATATATACAAGCTGGGAATGGTGACGTATTTTATATTATAGATACTAAAAAGGAAAACAACGTTATTATTCACTTAACTAAAGAGTTACCTCGTGATGTAAATCAAGTGTTTGTAGCAAAAGTTGACGAGAAACAACGTTACAGAACAGAATGTAACCATACAGCAACACATTTATTGCATCAAGCTTTAAGAGAAGTTTTAGGAGAGCATGTAGAGCAAAAAGGTAGTGCAGTACACTCTAAATATTTACGTTTTGATTTCTCTCACTTTTCTAAGTTAACTGTTGAAGAATTACGTGATGTAGAAAACTTTGTAAACTCTAGAATAGAAAGTAAGTTACCATTACAAGAAGGTCGTAACGTACCAATGGAAAAAGCGATTGAAGAAGGTGCTATGGCTTTGTTTGGCGAAAAGTATGGAGATGCTGTGCGTACAGTACGTTTTGGTCAGTCTATAGAATTATGTGGAGGAACACACGTCGATAACACTGCAGATATCTGGCATTTTAAAATAGTGTCTGAAGGCGCAGTTGCTTCAGGTATACGTCGTATTGAAGCAATTACAAATGATGCGGTTAAGTCTTATTATCAGGACAATAATAGATCATTTTTTGAAATGAAAGATATGCTTAACAACGCACAAGAGCCTGTTAAAGCATTACAGAATCTTCAAGAAGAAAATTCAAGTCTTAAAAAGCAAATAGAACAATTACTTAAAGATAAAGCTAAGAATATAAAAGGCGAACTTAAAAATGAAATAACAGAAATAAACGGAGTAAACTTCTTGGCTAAACAATTAGATTTAGATCCTTCTGGTATTAAAGATTTATGTTTTGAGCTAGGTAGCCAATTTGACAACTTATACTTGTTATTTGGAGCGGAAAATGATGGTAAGGCTATACTGTCATGTTATGTGTCTAAAAGTTTAGTGGACGCTAAAGGGCTTAATGCAGGAACCATTGTTAGAGAATTAGGTAAACACATCCATGGTGGAGGTGGTGGACAGCCATTTTTTGCAACAGCAGGTGGTAAAAATCCAGCAGGTATTGCTAATGCTTTACAGGCAGCTAAGGATTATATCTCTTAA
- a CDS encoding M23 family metallopeptidase: protein MSKVKYYYDSETLSYKKIERKKRRTFKFISLFLVAAALFGFLFVFIGGHYFESPKEKALKRELSNLELQFDLLNKKMEEAETVLANIEDRDNAIYRLYFEANPIPEEQRKAGFGGVNRYKKLDGYDNSELIISSSKRIDKLLKRIVVQSKSLDEIAVLAEEKEKLLLAIPAIQPVSNEDLTRMASGYGMRSDPFTKLRKMHWGMDFTSPRGTPVYASGDGIVERADSNSAGYGNHIRIDHGYGYVSLYAHLFKYNVQKNQRVKRGDLIGFVGSTGRSEAPHLHYEIFKDGERINPINFYYGSLTPEEFNKLLERASLENQSLD, encoded by the coding sequence ATGAGTAAGGTAAAATATTATTATGATTCTGAAACGCTCTCTTATAAAAAAATAGAGCGCAAAAAAAGACGCACATTTAAGTTTATATCTTTATTCTTAGTTGCTGCTGCCTTATTTGGTTTTTTGTTTGTTTTTATTGGTGGTCACTACTTTGAATCGCCCAAAGAGAAAGCGTTAAAACGAGAATTATCAAACTTAGAATTACAGTTTGATTTACTTAATAAAAAAATGGAAGAGGCAGAAACAGTCTTAGCCAATATAGAAGATCGTGACAACGCCATTTACCGTTTATATTTTGAAGCTAACCCAATACCTGAAGAGCAACGTAAAGCTGGGTTTGGTGGTGTAAATAGATACAAAAAACTAGATGGTTATGATAATTCAGAATTAATTATTAGCAGTTCAAAACGCATAGATAAACTATTAAAACGTATTGTAGTACAATCCAAATCTTTAGATGAAATTGCTGTTTTAGCTGAAGAAAAAGAAAAACTACTACTTGCAATTCCTGCTATACAACCTGTTAGCAACGAAGACTTAACACGCATGGCTTCTGGTTATGGTATGCGATCTGACCCTTTTACTAAATTAAGAAAAATGCATTGGGGAATGGACTTTACCTCTCCTAGAGGTACACCTGTTTATGCATCTGGTGATGGTATTGTAGAGCGTGCAGACAGTAATTCTGCTGGATATGGAAACCATATTAGAATAGATCATGGTTATGGTTATGTATCGTTATACGCGCACTTATTTAAATATAATGTCCAAAAAAACCAACGTGTTAAACGTGGTGACTTAATTGGCTTTGTAGGTAGTACAGGACGCTCTGAAGCACCACACTTACATTACGAAATATTTAAAGATGGAGAACGTATTAACCCAATTAACTTTTACTATGGTAGTTTAACACCTGAAGAGTTTAATAAGTTATTAGAACGTGCTTCACTTGAAAACCAATCTTTAGATTAA
- a CDS encoding MerR family transcriptional regulator, whose product MIIELPEKRYYTIGEVAKAFDVNTSLIRFWEKEFDELKPKKTAKGNRKFTPEDIKNLQLIFHLVKERGFTLDGAKIHLKEERKKTLDNFEIIAKLEGVRDQLIKLKEQL is encoded by the coding sequence ATGATTATAGAACTTCCAGAAAAACGGTATTACACCATAGGTGAAGTCGCTAAAGCATTTGATGTTAACACATCATTAATCCGTTTTTGGGAAAAAGAATTTGACGAGCTTAAGCCAAAAAAAACAGCAAAAGGCAATCGAAAATTTACACCTGAAGACATTAAAAACCTTCAACTAATTTTTCATTTAGTAAAAGAACGTGGGTTTACTCTGGATGGTGCAAAAATTCATTTAAAAGAAGAAAGAAAAAAAACACTTGATAATTTTGAAATTATAGCTAAATTGGAAGGTGTAAGAGATCAACTAATCAAACTAAAAGAACAACTTTAA
- a CDS encoding LemA family protein, producing the protein MKKWLVPVIIIAIIAFSLYKWAVGINNTAVTLEANAKTAWSNVESTYQRRNDLYSSVIKTVQGSADFERKTLNEVIAARAKATSVNIDASNLTPEKMEAFQKAQSELSGSFSRLIASFERYPELKTTEQFKEFISQQEGTENRINVARDRYNEEVNKYDIYTSKFPNSLLTGWFGFKEMARYKADPGSENVPDVEFKFD; encoded by the coding sequence ATGAAAAAATGGCTTGTACCAGTAATTATTATTGCAATAATTGCTTTTAGCTTATACAAATGGGCAGTAGGAATAAACAATACAGCAGTAACTTTAGAAGCTAATGCAAAAACTGCGTGGTCTAATGTAGAGAGCACCTACCAAAGACGTAATGATTTATATAGCAGTGTAATTAAAACGGTTCAAGGATCTGCTGACTTTGAAAGAAAAACGTTAAACGAAGTTATTGCAGCACGTGCAAAAGCAACATCTGTTAATATTGATGCTAGTAATTTAACTCCAGAAAAAATGGAAGCTTTTCAAAAAGCACAGAGTGAATTAAGTGGATCTTTTAGTAGACTTATTGCCTCTTTTGAAAGATACCCAGAGTTAAAAACTACAGAACAGTTTAAAGAATTTATCTCTCAGCAAGAAGGTACTGAAAACCGAATAAATGTTGCTAGAGATAGATATAATGAAGAAGTAAATAAATATGATATTTATACTTCTAAATTCCCTAACAGCTTATTAACAGGATGGTTTGGATTTAAAGAAATGGCTAGATACAAAGCTGATCCAGGATCTGAAAACGTACCTGATGTAGAATTTAAATTTGACTAA
- a CDS encoding TPM domain-containing protein — MIPEDVESFLSTTEEQEIVEAIRIAEDHTSGEIRVHIENTCNDNLEGRALQVFSVLKMHNTKDRNGVLIYVAVNDHKFGIYGDKGINDVVTKDFWDNTKLIIQNQFKNGQFKQGLVDGILHAGQQLKTHFPVQDNDTNQLTNTISKG; from the coding sequence ATGATACCTGAAGACGTAGAATCTTTTCTATCCACTACCGAAGAACAAGAAATTGTTGAGGCTATACGTATAGCAGAAGACCATACGTCTGGAGAAATCCGTGTGCATATTGAAAACACTTGTAATGACAACCTTGAAGGTCGCGCATTACAAGTGTTTTCTGTTTTAAAAATGCATAATACAAAAGACAGAAATGGTGTTTTAATTTACGTTGCTGTAAACGACCATAAATTTGGTATTTATGGAGATAAAGGTATTAACGATGTTGTGACTAAAGATTTTTGGGACAACACTAAGTTAATTATCCAAAATCAATTTAAAAATGGTCAGTTTAAACAAGGGTTAGTAGATGGTATTTTACATGCAGGCCAACAACTAAAAACCCATTTTCCAGTCCAAGACAATGACACTAACCAGTTGACTAATACGATCTCTAAAGGATGA
- a CDS encoding TPM domain-containing protein — MPIIVLLLLLSFSTSFAQFKIPEKPSLSNGGQTSVYDYANLLSASEKSTLENKLIKYSDTTSTQIVVAIIASTDGEYINYLGTQWAHAWGIGQEKEDNGVFILLARDDRKINISTGYGVEHLLTDAMSRRIIERDIIPYFKQNNYYGGLNRGADAIFEVLTGAYQGSRQNTNAGEFPVGLIFFLFIVFVIILISVSKNQKGGNGTDNFGGGSNTTRSILEAIILSNSGRGGYRSGSGGFGGGFGGSSGGGGFGGGFGGGGFGGGGASGGW, encoded by the coding sequence ATGCCAATCATTGTATTATTACTGTTACTATCGTTTAGCACAAGTTTTGCACAATTTAAAATACCAGAAAAACCAAGCCTATCAAATGGTGGACAAACTAGCGTCTATGATTATGCAAATTTGTTATCCGCAAGTGAGAAAAGCACTTTAGAAAACAAATTAATAAAATACTCTGACACAACCTCAACACAAATTGTGGTTGCTATAATAGCATCCACAGATGGAGAATATATTAATTATTTAGGTACACAATGGGCACATGCTTGGGGAATTGGTCAAGAAAAAGAAGATAATGGTGTATTTATTTTATTAGCCAGAGACGACCGTAAAATAAATATTAGTACTGGTTATGGTGTAGAGCATTTATTAACAGACGCTATGTCGCGTCGTATTATAGAAAGAGACATAATACCATACTTTAAGCAAAATAATTATTATGGAGGCTTAAATCGTGGTGCTGATGCTATTTTTGAAGTCTTAACTGGAGCATATCAAGGCTCTAGACAGAACACCAACGCAGGAGAATTCCCTGTAGGACTTATATTCTTTTTGTTTATTGTGTTTGTCATCATACTAATCTCTGTATCTAAAAACCAAAAAGGTGGCAATGGTACAGATAACTTTGGAGGTGGTAGCAACACGACACGAAGTATTTTAGAAGCTATCATTTTAAGCAACTCTGGACGTGGAGGTTACAGAAGTGGTTCTGGAGGATTTGGAGGTGGTTTTGGAGGCTCTTCTGGAGGAGGTGGATTTGGTGGAGGCTTCGGTGGAGGTGGCTTTGGAGGTGGAGGCGCTTCTGGAGGTTGGTAA
- the thiM gene encoding hydroxyethylthiazole kinase, with amino-acid sequence MSKKQQLNKILNELKAQTPLVHNITNYVVMNTTANALLAIGASPVMAHAIEEVEEITSISSALVINMGTLSPKWVEAMELAIKKANQLNIPVVFDPVGVGASSYRTKTALQIIEQYKPSVIRGNASEILALTQLSNNTKGVDSTISSENALNAAQELSKKLNSTIVISGAVDYIITGELIDKVTKGKPIMAKVTGMGCTATSIIGSCIAVHSNYHVASYMAMELMGKAGNKAEKISKGTGSFQINFLDALYQISNKE; translated from the coding sequence ATGTCTAAAAAACAACAACTCAACAAAATTTTAAATGAATTAAAAGCACAGACACCTTTAGTTCATAACATTACCAACTATGTGGTGATGAACACTACTGCCAATGCATTACTTGCTATTGGCGCATCACCTGTAATGGCTCATGCAATTGAAGAGGTCGAAGAGATTACTTCCATTTCTTCTGCTTTGGTAATTAATATGGGAACACTTAGCCCAAAGTGGGTTGAAGCAATGGAATTAGCCATTAAAAAAGCTAACCAACTTAATATACCAGTTGTTTTTGACCCTGTAGGTGTAGGCGCTTCTTCATACAGAACTAAAACTGCTCTACAAATTATTGAACAATACAAACCTTCGGTTATTAGAGGAAATGCATCAGAAATTTTAGCATTAACTCAATTAAGCAATAATACTAAAGGTGTTGATAGTACAATAAGTTCAGAAAACGCATTAAATGCAGCTCAAGAGCTTTCAAAAAAATTAAATAGTACCATTGTTATAAGTGGTGCTGTAGATTATATTATTACTGGAGAGCTTATTGATAAAGTAACCAAAGGAAAACCTATTATGGCCAAAGTTACCGGAATGGGTTGCACTGCGACTAGCATCATTGGATCGTGTATAGCAGTACACTCAAACTACCATGTGGCTTCATATATGGCAATGGAATTAATGGGAAAAGCAGGTAATAAGGCTGAAAAAATATCAAAAGGTACTGGGAGTTTTCAAATAAATTTTCTTGATGCGTTATACCAAATTTCTAATAAAGAATGA
- the thiE gene encoding thiamine phosphate synthase — protein MKQQDYSLMYVTDERITDNTAFLNVLESSLKGGVSIVQLREKKLNTKAFYIRALAVKNLCLKYKTPLIINDRIDIALAIDADGVHIGQKDMPVGLARKLLGKNKIIGWSVSNIKQALEANHLDVNYIGISPIFNTNTKTKDLDLPLGIEGLKEIKKICSIPIICIGGINNKNTASIIKHGSDGVAIVSAISQADNPEQATAQLKEIICQTGTKK, from the coding sequence ATGAAGCAGCAAGATTATTCTCTAATGTATGTTACTGATGAACGAATAACTGACAATACAGCGTTTTTAAATGTTTTAGAATCTAGTTTAAAAGGTGGCGTGAGCATAGTTCAATTAAGAGAAAAAAAACTAAACACAAAAGCATTTTATATTAGAGCCTTAGCTGTAAAAAATCTTTGTTTAAAATACAAGACTCCACTTATTATAAATGACAGAATAGATATTGCTTTAGCTATAGATGCAGACGGTGTACATATTGGTCAAAAGGATATGCCTGTAGGACTTGCTCGTAAGTTATTGGGCAAAAACAAAATTATTGGTTGGTCTGTAAGTAATATAAAACAAGCTTTGGAAGCTAACCATCTAGACGTGAATTATATTGGCATATCTCCAATTTTTAATACTAATACAAAAACAAAAGATTTAGACTTGCCATTAGGTATTGAAGGCTTAAAAGAAATAAAAAAAATATGCAGCATACCTATTATTTGTATTGGAGGTATCAACAACAAAAATACTGCAAGTATAATAAAACATGGATCAGATGGTGTAGCAATAGTTTCGGCTATTTCACAAGCTGACAATCCAGAACAAGCAACAGCACAATTAAAAGAAATTATATGTCAAACTGGTACGAAAAAATAA
- the tenA gene encoding thiaminase II, with amino-acid sequence MSNWYEKINLKTAHILEQIKAHRFIQELMAGTLPKDIFYFYINQDAIYLSEYKKVLAQIGVKCSDENDTQFFLNAATGIINVENALHQNFLNQKIITNEASITCELYISYLSRMAHTKSLEEGLAAVLPCFTIYQQIGDYILANQTNKNNNPYQDWINTYGGEAFANSVKSAIEITNKHTIKASHESINNMNKAFEKASKLEWMFWDSAYNKESWKI; translated from the coding sequence ATGTCAAACTGGTACGAAAAAATAAATTTAAAAACAGCACACATTTTAGAACAAATAAAAGCGCATCGTTTTATACAAGAGCTTATGGCTGGAACGCTTCCAAAAGACATATTTTATTTTTATATAAATCAAGATGCTATTTATTTATCTGAATACAAAAAGGTTTTGGCACAAATAGGTGTAAAATGTTCTGATGAAAATGATACACAGTTTTTTTTGAATGCAGCCACAGGAATCATAAATGTAGAAAATGCCTTGCATCAAAATTTTCTTAATCAAAAAATTATAACAAACGAAGCTTCAATTACGTGCGAACTATATATAAGTTACTTATCGCGTATGGCACATACTAAATCTTTAGAAGAAGGTCTTGCAGCTGTGCTTCCATGTTTTACTATTTACCAACAGATTGGAGATTATATTTTAGCCAATCAGACAAATAAAAACAATAATCCATACCAAGATTGGATTAACACCTATGGTGGAGAAGCATTTGCAAATTCAGTAAAAAGTGCAATTGAAATAACTAACAAACATACTATTAAAGCATCACATGAAAGTATAAATAACATGAATAAAGCTTTTGAAAAAGCTTCAAAATTAGAATGGATGTTTTGGGATAGTGCTTATAATAAAGAATCATGGAAAATATAA
- the thiD gene encoding bifunctional hydroxymethylpyrimidine kinase/phosphomethylpyrimidine kinase — protein MENIKTPYKSVLTIAGSDSGGCAGIQADIKSISACGAFAASVITASTAQNTKGVFDIHPMPIFHIKKQLDAVFSDINFDAIKIGMLHSCEVIEIVGMKLAEYNAKNVVLDPVMIATSGDKLITDQAIDCLKKLLPKALLITPNSKEAETLIGYVIHKNNVKAAAKDIGLTFKTSVLLKGGHLEDTLDDMFDVLYNYSTDTLSVFKNPRIHTNNTHGTGCSLSSSIAAFLSKDDDLEYAVKQACEYINMAIANGKNKILGKGNGPINHFGLK, from the coding sequence ATGGAAAATATAAAAACACCCTACAAAAGTGTATTAACTATTGCTGGTAGCGACTCTGGTGGTTGCGCAGGAATACAGGCTGATATCAAAAGTATTTCGGCATGTGGCGCATTTGCAGCAAGTGTCATAACTGCATCTACAGCGCAAAATACCAAGGGTGTCTTTGATATACATCCAATGCCTATTTTTCATATTAAAAAACAACTGGATGCTGTGTTCTCTGATATTAATTTTGATGCCATAAAAATAGGCATGCTCCATTCTTGTGAAGTAATAGAAATTGTTGGTATGAAATTAGCTGAATACAATGCAAAAAACGTTGTACTAGATCCTGTAATGATAGCAACATCAGGCGACAAGTTAATTACAGATCAAGCTATAGATTGCTTAAAAAAATTATTACCAAAAGCATTGTTAATTACACCAAATAGTAAGGAAGCAGAAACATTAATTGGATATGTAATCCATAAAAACAACGTTAAAGCTGCTGCAAAAGATATTGGCCTAACGTTTAAAACATCTGTATTATTAAAAGGTGGTCATTTAGAAGATACTTTAGACGATATGTTTGATGTATTGTACAATTATTCAACTGATACATTATCTGTGTTTAAAAACCCAAGAATACACACAAATAATACACATGGTACTGGTTGCAGTTTATCTTCAAGTATAGCTGCATTTTTAAGTAAAGACGATGACTTAGAATATGCTGTTAAGCAAGCTTGTGAATATATAAACATGGCTATTGCTAATGGGAAAAACAAAATTTTAGGAAAAGGAAATGGTCCTATAAATCACTTTGGATTAAAATAA